In the genome of Crassaminicella thermophila, the window GGGTTACGGATACTTCTATTTTAGCAGCCTTTCTATCAACTGTAGGTCCTGGGGTATTAATAGTTATAACCTTTTCAATAATTAACTTAATTTGGGCACATAAGTTTCCTAACGTTTCTTTAGGAGAAATAGCAACAACAGCAGAAATAGATTTAAAACAAAGAAATATGAAAAGAATCATTAGAGCTATACCTGCTTTATCTCTTCCTGTTATTATCCTAGGTGGTATTTATGGAGGGATTTTTACACCAACAGAAGCAGCAGCTGTTGCAGGGGTAGTATCTGTACCAATTGGATTTTGGGTTTATAAGGAATTAAAGAAAGAAAAATTTGTATCAATTGTTAATGAATCAGCAGTCTCTATCGGTGCAATTATGACAATGATTATATTTACACTTATGTTAAGCCAGACATATGTACTTTTAAGAGTACCACAAGCCCTTATTGAAATATTATTTAATGTTACAACAAATAAGGTTATTTTATTAATAATTATTAATATTTTCCTATTCCTTGTTGGAATGATTGTAAACGATATCACAGGTATGATTCTTGTTGCTCCTTTATTACTTCCATTAGTTACAGAATTAGGGATTAGTCCAGTACACTTTGCTGCAATAATGGGAGTAAACCTAGCAATGGGTGGTGTTACACCTCCGTATGCAAGTATTTTATATTTAGGTATGAGAATAGGTAAATGTGAGTTTAGTGAGATATTAAAGCCAACAATGGTATTCCTTTTATTAGGATATGTTCCTATTGTAATATTGACAACATTTTGGCCATCACTTTCATTATTCTTGCCTAGATTATTTGGGCTAGCATAAAAATAAAAAAGGATTAGGGGGAATTAAAAAAATGAAGAAATTTGCAAAATTGAGTATTATATGTATTTTGATTTTTTCATTAACTATTGGAATGACTGCTTGTGGATCATCAAAAACAGCGAGCAATGAAAGTGGAGTTAAAGAAAGAACCTGGAAAATAGGACACGTTAGACCAGAAGGAACTTCAACAGATTTGGATGTAAAAGCTTTTGCTGAAGAAGTGAATAAAAACTCAGGTGGTAAAATTAAGATAGATGTATATGCAGCAAGTCAGCTTGGAGATTATACAGTTGTTCAAGAGCGTGTTGGTGTAGGAGATGTTGAGATGCAATTAGCACCAGCTGGAACAAGTATAAATAAGGCAATGGGTATTGCAAGTGCTCCTTATATTTGTAAAACATGGGATGATGTTAAAAGAGTATTTGCCCGTGATGGAAAGTTAATGACAAATATAGATAAAATGTTTGCTGATCAAAATATTAAGCTTTTAGCGGCTTACCCTAAATATTTTGGTGGTATTGCACTAGCAAAAGAACCAAAAGATCCTAAGAATGTTAATGTATCAAAAGATGTTAAAATAAGAGTTCCTAGTATGAAAGCATATGAAAAAACGGCAGAAGCATTAGGATATATTGCGACCCCAATAGCTTATTCAGAAGCTTTTACAGCAATGCAAACAGGTATTGTTGATGGA includes:
- a CDS encoding TRAP transporter large permease, whose product is MLTIVALDVILLVVLLMLSIPLPYCFGGALAFMAIFGGASMKSMMLWGFNQMISPILVASPLFILAGTIMGSCGIAKHLLNFADIFVGKIKGGIGVVAVVTCAIIGAISGSGFTGVAATGPILIPRMVEQGYPRGYATALVTVSSVLGLLIPPSVIMIFYGWVTDTSILAAFLSTVGPGVLIVITFSIINLIWAHKFPNVSLGEIATTAEIDLKQRNMKRIIRAIPALSLPVIILGGIYGGIFTPTEAAAVAGVVSVPIGFWVYKELKKEKFVSIVNESAVSIGAIMTMIIFTLMLSQTYVLLRVPQALIEILFNVTTNKVILLIIINIFLFLVGMIVNDITGMILVAPLLLPLVTELGISPVHFAAIMGVNLAMGGVTPPYASILYLGMRIGKCEFSEILKPTMVFLLLGYVPIVILTTFWPSLSLFLPRLFGLA
- the dctP gene encoding TRAP transporter substrate-binding protein DctP; this encodes MKKFAKLSIICILIFSLTIGMTACGSSKTASNESGVKERTWKIGHVRPEGTSTDLDVKAFAEEVNKNSGGKIKIDVYAASQLGDYTVVQERVGVGDVEMQLAPAGTSINKAMGIASAPYICKTWDDVKRVFARDGKLMTNIDKMFADQNIKLLAAYPKYFGGIALAKEPKDPKNVNVSKDVKIRVPSMKAYEKTAEALGYIATPIAYSEAFTAMQTGIVDGIIGSGAEGYYSSFRDLTKYYLPVNDHFEMWFLYLSMDVWNDLSDEEKKIVMDAALKMEENRYAQAEAEEKEFIEKLKEHGVTIIEFSKEEIDAIANKVKEEVWPKIKDEYGAEFFDSVTKE